The Drosophila biarmipes strain raj3 chromosome 2L, RU_DBia_V1.1, whole genome shotgun sequence genome has a window encoding:
- the LOC108034231 gene encoding neurofilament medium polypeptide — protein sequence MTSMLDTPIVSIYDMMVERHLKMRRELKEAVKGALKEKSPIPEVKKRIIKSKPLPMKFPYTPELESPSPPPANAITAAHLTKKQTFWKVQPPAEKELIKKLVEKITKGRGKSKPATPKECKSGRKTSPKLLLTPHRKRNMAGAPGLYRGKPKLSKSNSAQMKRLPLSPRKVEPVQKKGAPVPQNKPMKVKTPKIPAEKLQAPLRNPKLLDTTGTAEVLIRKRWRI from the coding sequence ATGACCTCCATGCTGGATACGCCGATAGTGTCAATCTACGACATGATGGTGGAACGTCACCTGAAGATGCGCCGTGAATTGAAGGAAGCAGTCAAAGGGGCATTAAAAGAAAAGTCTCCCATTCCCGAGGTAAAGAAACGAATCATTAAATCTAAACCCCTACCGATGAAGTTTCCCTACACTCCGGAACTCGAGTCACCATCTCCGCCTCCGGCAAATGCAATAACTGCCGCACATTTGACCAAAAAGCAGACTTTCTGGAAAGTCCAGCCGCCCGCGGAGAAGGAGCTGATCAAGAAGCTGGTCGAGAAGATCACCAAGGGGCGTGGCAAGTCCAAGCCCGCGACCCCAAAGGAGTGCAAGTCGGGCAGGAAGACCAGTCCCAAGCTGCTGCTCACCCCTCATCGCAAGAGGAACATGGCGGGAGCCCCAGGATTGTATCGTGGCAAGCCGAAGCTCAGCAAGTCCAACTCCGCTCAGATGAAGCGCTTGCCCCTTTCTCCAAGAAAGGTGGAGCCCGTACAGAAGAAAGGAGCACCAGTACCGCAGAACAAACCCATGAAAGTGAAGACCCCCAAGATTCCGGCTGAGAAGTTGCAAGCGCCATTGCGTAACCCCAAGTTATTGGATACCACTGGCACCGCAGAGGTTCTTATCCGAAAACGCTGgcgtatttaa